The proteins below are encoded in one region of Pseudoduganella armeniaca:
- a CDS encoding ShlB/FhaC/HecB family hemolysin secretion/activation protein: MIDRFARLLAGAVLASTCAATHATGADDIVRFDISRFDVTGNTLLAPAVVAAAVAPFTGKARDFGDVQRALEALEAAYRAAGYTVVTVELPEQELERGIVHLRVVQAKIGRVAVRGNRHFDEANVRRSLPGLREGETPNVSAISDSLQLANDNPARKIALKLQGSPDRDAEVDATLEVQDERPWKAIVNVDNTGTEQTGRTRTGVVLQHANLWHLDHVMTLQYTTTVEHPGRVKVYGAGYHVPLYALGDALDFYASYSNVDSGTVAAGVLDVAVSGQGAVYGARYTQNLARRGSLQSKLQYGVDYKAYKNSIVVLGQELGNDVTVHPVSVAWVGTVTRPGEELGASLALLRNLPGGRRGGQDDFNRARAGAPDDYTLLRLGASWSRALPGDWQARAIVNAQYTRDALVPGEQFGAGGAASVRGFAEREVANDRGIGANLELYTPDLCGGDAVQCRLLAFHDSAWVRRNDALPGELTSTAIASAGVGLRLFVSTNMNLQLDYGHVLRAGATGRADANRLHVRLGVSY, translated from the coding sequence ATGATCGACCGCTTCGCGCGCCTGCTTGCCGGCGCCGTCCTCGCTTCCACCTGCGCCGCCACCCACGCCACCGGCGCGGACGACATCGTCCGCTTCGACATCAGCCGTTTCGACGTGACCGGCAACACCCTGCTGGCACCCGCCGTGGTCGCAGCGGCGGTAGCGCCCTTCACGGGCAAGGCACGCGATTTCGGCGACGTGCAGCGCGCGCTGGAAGCGCTGGAGGCCGCATACCGCGCGGCCGGCTACACGGTCGTCACCGTCGAGCTGCCGGAGCAGGAGCTCGAGCGCGGCATTGTCCACCTGCGGGTGGTACAGGCGAAGATCGGCCGCGTGGCCGTGCGCGGCAACCGTCATTTCGACGAAGCCAACGTGCGACGCAGCCTGCCGGGGCTGCGCGAAGGCGAAACGCCCAACGTGAGCGCCATTTCGGACAGCCTGCAACTGGCCAACGACAACCCGGCCCGCAAGATCGCGCTGAAGCTGCAGGGCAGTCCGGACCGGGACGCGGAAGTGGATGCGACCCTCGAGGTGCAGGACGAGCGGCCCTGGAAGGCCATCGTCAACGTCGACAACACGGGTACGGAGCAGACCGGCCGCACGCGCACGGGTGTCGTGCTGCAGCATGCCAACCTGTGGCACCTGGACCACGTCATGACCTTGCAGTACACCACCACGGTGGAGCATCCGGGCCGCGTCAAGGTGTATGGCGCCGGCTACCACGTGCCGCTGTATGCGCTGGGCGATGCGCTGGACTTCTACGCCAGCTACTCGAACGTGGATTCCGGCACGGTGGCGGCGGGCGTGCTGGACGTGGCCGTCAGCGGCCAGGGCGCCGTCTACGGCGCGCGCTACACGCAGAACCTGGCGCGCCGCGGCAGCTTGCAGTCGAAGCTGCAGTACGGCGTCGATTACAAGGCCTACAAGAACAGCATCGTCGTGCTGGGCCAGGAACTGGGCAACGACGTGACCGTGCATCCCGTCAGCGTGGCCTGGGTCGGCACCGTGACGCGCCCCGGCGAGGAACTGGGTGCCTCGCTGGCCCTGCTGCGCAACCTGCCGGGTGGCCGGCGCGGCGGCCAGGACGATTTCAACCGTGCCCGCGCCGGCGCGCCGGACGACTACACGCTGTTGCGCCTGGGCGCCAGCTGGAGCCGTGCGCTGCCGGGCGACTGGCAGGCGCGCGCCATCGTCAACGCCCAATACACGCGCGACGCGCTGGTGCCGGGCGAGCAGTTCGGTGCCGGCGGTGCCGCCTCGGTGCGCGGTTTCGCCGAACGCGAGGTCGCCAACGACCGCGGCATCGGCGCCAACCTGGAGCTGTACACGCCCGACCTGTGCGGCGGCGACGCGGTCCAGTGCCGCCTGCTGGCGTTCCACGACAGCGCCTGGGTGCGCCGCAACGATGCCTTGCCGGGTGAATTGACCAGCACCGCCATCGCCAGCGCGGGCGTGGGCCTGCGGCTGTTCGTCTCGACCAACATGAACCTGCAACTGGACTACGGTCACGTGCTGCGCGCCGGCGCCACCGGCCGCGCGGACGCCAACCGCCTGCACGTGCGGCTTGGCGTCTCCTACTGA
- a CDS encoding FecR family protein, which produces MKILVKPLQCLVLAASLLLALPGWAAVAGVVVQLSGPLLAKKANGAVKILSLKSEVENGDTLVTEKNTYAQLRFIDNSEITLRPASTLTIENFSFDGARQDGDQARFNLVKGGLRSVTGLLGKRSKEKFELKTPTATIGIRGTTFIVEHVATDVAGAAARPPGLYVQVLDGMIFVANGGGGTSFAAGQFGFTPGAAVPPVVVPANPGMQFTPPPAFSAPPAGAPVAPGAAPAGAPRQAVDCEVR; this is translated from the coding sequence ATGAAGATCCTCGTCAAACCTCTGCAGTGCCTGGTGCTGGCGGCTTCATTGCTGCTGGCGCTGCCCGGCTGGGCCGCCGTGGCCGGCGTCGTGGTCCAGCTGAGCGGCCCGCTGCTGGCGAAGAAGGCCAATGGCGCCGTGAAGATCCTGTCGCTCAAGTCGGAAGTGGAAAATGGCGACACGCTGGTGACGGAAAAGAACACCTACGCGCAGCTGCGTTTCATCGACAACAGCGAAATCACCTTGCGGCCGGCGTCCACGCTGACCATCGAGAACTTCAGCTTCGACGGCGCGCGCCAGGATGGCGACCAGGCCCGCTTCAATCTCGTCAAGGGCGGGCTGCGCTCCGTCACGGGCCTGCTGGGCAAGCGCAGCAAGGAGAAGTTCGAACTGAAGACGCCTACCGCGACCATCGGCATCCGCGGTACCACCTTCATCGTGGAGCACGTGGCGACCGATGTGGCGGGCGCCGCCGCGCGCCCGCCGGGCCTGTACGTGCAGGTGCTGGACGGGATGATCTTTGTCGCCAATGGCGGCGGTGGCACCAGTTTCGCGGCCGGGCAGTTCGGCTTCACGCCGGGCGCCGCTGTCCCGCCCGTCGTGGTGCCGGCCAATCCTGGCATGCAGTTCACGCCGCCACCGGCGTTCAGCGCGCCGCCCGCCGGAGCGCCGGTCGCGCCGGGTGCCGCGCCGGCGGGAGCGCCGCGCCAGGCGGTCGATTGCGAGGTGCGGTAG
- a CDS encoding two-partner secretion domain-containing protein, whose translation MTSSTSFAQRPLRRKLLPALVAACCAGTALAAPVAPHVVAGQAAFSQQGNVFSITNTPNTIIDWRSFSIGRDEITRFIQQGADSRVLNRITGQDPSQILGTLQSNGKVYLVNPNGVLFGQGARVDVAGLAASSLGISNADFLAGRDTFAAGTTAGAVVNQGRIATPQGGQVYLVAPDVQNTGIIQTPGGEVLLAAGHSVQLVEADNPALHVVVSAPADRALNLGAIVAAGGRIGIHAALLNQRGTVNADSAVIGANGRVVLKASGKALLEAGSVTSARGAGRGGSIQVLGQQVGLTGDARVDASGAQGGGTVLLGGGWQGRDAAVPNAAQTFVGKDAAVAADALGQGDGGTVVAWGDDVARVHGTLSARGAAGRGGAVETSGRQLDVAGIRVDARGPAGNGSWLLDPYDIDVMANPTTGAALDDAADFTPGAQGSVTEIATALLDNASANVVLQARRDINFRDAVNMGSAGVGLTAQAGRNINVNAAIATQGGAVTLSAADAAAPAGVYEGGAVNVAAAIASHGGNVTLQGADLTIAKNVDAGMGDVAATAALADGTLRVLGGVQVTGQRVALAADDLELLPAAAIAGSRVTLDKFGATRALTLGSPAAWLSAAELAAVDSPDVAIGTRAGYTGNVSVTGTLDLMATRVGAGIGTGTGMLTLQGGSVALNRAVSAREGLTLRAQTGAVTQGEAVRAGVLNASGRAVTLEHANNRAGALAGAATDGNFAYRDANSVLVVAQGGRDGISATGSVKLTAPRGIAQGDGSSVVAPALELVTAGSDILLDSAANRIGAIRAEGAGRVVLATGSDLTVDAITSADSVTLTATGIDMAGTIRAELVALQSHGGGRIEVGGSGCGQDCLALTQLDKVQAATINIGAADGGSIHVAGIDTPARHGRADETTRINLLTAGAVTQGDGPGNAIDVRDLGVQAGGDVLLTHTGNQVRNLAVQAGGNVGFAGQGDVAVARLAGGSAATAYDIAGIRGDTISLVTGGALTTASNGLAGTIAGDVLSISAGGAIGSQGRALHTAVAALSAESTASHGNAPINIENYTAGQPGALSIDTLKLALGNGGAITLNNHGATTLAEAGLVRTNGGDIVLTAHSPLTILGSVLSERGTIALEAGATGSSADRLTVGPHARIETRGQVRLTAGDAVAVDPAVTIVAGQGVRTRQNLNTPTPTPTPTPTPTPTPTPTPTPTPTPTPTPTPTPTPTPTPTPTPTPTPTPTPTPTPVPTPTPVPTPTPVPTPVPTPTPVPTPTPTPVPTPTPVPTPTPVPTPTPVPTPTPVPTPTPVPTPTPEPTPVPPVANVDQCQLTPTLPACAVIAPPTVDEPVKPVQLAANQLIAAVQRPAQQLGGGASEQAPAGTTGPAQPDSPPPQEDKDKQASPAPAAPGQEARPDKPTVKNYCN comes from the coding sequence ATGACGTCATCGACCTCCTTCGCGCAACGTCCCCTGCGCCGCAAGCTGCTGCCGGCACTGGTGGCCGCCTGCTGCGCCGGCACTGCCCTGGCCGCCCCGGTCGCGCCGCACGTGGTGGCGGGCCAGGCCGCGTTCAGCCAGCAGGGCAACGTGTTCTCGATCACCAACACGCCGAACACGATCATCGACTGGCGCAGCTTCTCGATCGGGCGTGACGAGATTACGCGCTTCATCCAGCAAGGCGCCGACAGCCGCGTGTTGAACCGCATCACGGGCCAGGACCCCAGCCAGATCCTGGGCACCCTGCAGTCGAACGGCAAGGTCTACCTGGTCAACCCGAACGGCGTGCTGTTCGGCCAGGGCGCGCGGGTCGACGTGGCGGGCCTGGCGGCATCGTCGCTGGGAATCTCCAACGCCGACTTCCTGGCTGGCCGCGACACGTTCGCCGCCGGTACGACCGCCGGCGCCGTGGTCAACCAGGGCCGCATCGCCACGCCCCAGGGCGGCCAGGTCTACCTGGTCGCGCCGGACGTGCAGAACACCGGCATCATCCAGACGCCCGGCGGCGAGGTGCTGCTGGCGGCCGGCCACAGCGTGCAGCTGGTCGAGGCGGACAACCCGGCGCTGCACGTCGTCGTTTCCGCGCCGGCCGACCGCGCGCTGAACCTGGGCGCCATCGTGGCCGCGGGCGGCCGCATCGGCATCCATGCCGCGCTGCTGAACCAGCGCGGCACCGTCAACGCGGACAGCGCCGTGATCGGCGCCAATGGCCGCGTCGTGCTGAAGGCCAGCGGCAAGGCGCTGCTGGAAGCGGGCAGCGTGACGAGCGCGCGGGGCGCCGGCCGAGGCGGCTCGATCCAGGTGCTGGGCCAGCAGGTCGGCCTGACCGGTGACGCGCGCGTGGATGCCAGTGGCGCGCAGGGCGGCGGCACGGTGCTGCTCGGCGGCGGCTGGCAGGGCCGCGACGCGGCCGTGCCGAACGCGGCGCAGACGTTCGTCGGCAAGGACGCGGCGGTCGCTGCCGATGCGCTGGGCCAGGGCGACGGCGGCACCGTGGTGGCCTGGGGCGACGACGTGGCGCGCGTGCACGGCACGCTGTCGGCGCGCGGCGCTGCTGGCCGTGGCGGCGCCGTCGAAACCTCCGGCCGCCAGCTGGACGTCGCCGGCATCCGCGTCGACGCGCGCGGCCCGGCCGGCAACGGCAGCTGGCTGCTGGACCCGTACGACATCGACGTGATGGCCAACCCCACGACGGGCGCCGCGCTCGATGACGCGGCCGACTTCACGCCGGGCGCGCAGGGCAGCGTGACGGAGATCGCCACCGCGCTGCTCGACAACGCCAGCGCCAACGTCGTGCTGCAGGCGCGGCGCGACATCAACTTCCGCGATGCCGTCAACATGGGGTCGGCCGGCGTCGGCCTGACGGCGCAGGCGGGACGGAACATCAACGTCAACGCGGCCATCGCCACGCAGGGCGGCGCCGTCACCCTCAGCGCGGCCGACGCGGCGGCGCCTGCCGGCGTGTACGAAGGCGGCGCCGTCAACGTGGCCGCGGCCATCGCCAGCCACGGCGGCAACGTCACGCTGCAGGGCGCGGACCTGACCATCGCCAAGAACGTGGACGCGGGCATGGGCGACGTGGCGGCAACGGCCGCGCTGGCCGACGGCACCCTGCGCGTGCTGGGCGGCGTGCAGGTGACGGGTCAGCGGGTCGCGCTGGCGGCGGACGACCTGGAGCTGCTGCCGGCGGCCGCCATCGCCGGCAGCCGCGTCACGCTCGACAAGTTCGGCGCCACGCGGGCGCTCACGCTGGGATCGCCGGCTGCGTGGCTGAGCGCGGCGGAACTTGCCGCCGTCGATTCGCCCGACGTGGCGATCGGCACGCGCGCCGGCTACACGGGTAACGTCAGCGTGACGGGCACGCTCGACCTGATGGCGACGCGGGTGGGAGCCGGTATCGGCACGGGCACCGGCATGCTGACCCTGCAGGGCGGCAGCGTGGCCCTGAACAGGGCCGTGTCGGCGCGCGAGGGGCTGACCTTGCGCGCGCAGACCGGTGCCGTCACGCAGGGCGAGGCGGTGCGCGCCGGCGTGCTGAACGCCAGTGGCCGCGCCGTCACGCTGGAGCACGCCAACAACCGTGCCGGCGCGCTGGCCGGCGCGGCGACCGATGGCAACTTCGCCTACCGCGACGCCAACAGCGTGCTGGTGGTGGCGCAGGGCGGCCGGGACGGCATCAGCGCCACCGGCAGCGTCAAGCTGACCGCGCCGCGCGGCATCGCCCAGGGCGACGGCAGCAGCGTGGTGGCGCCGGCGCTGGAACTGGTCACCGCCGGCAGCGACATCCTGCTGGACAGCGCGGCCAACCGCATCGGTGCCATCCGCGCCGAGGGGGCGGGCCGCGTCGTCCTGGCGACGGGGTCGGACCTGACGGTGGACGCCATTACCAGCGCGGACAGCGTGACGCTGACGGCGACAGGTATCGACATGGCCGGCACGATCCGGGCCGAGCTGGTCGCGTTGCAGTCTCATGGCGGCGGCCGCATCGAGGTCGGTGGCAGCGGTTGCGGCCAGGACTGCCTGGCGCTGACGCAGCTGGACAAGGTACAGGCGGCCACCATCAATATCGGCGCGGCCGACGGCGGCAGCATCCACGTCGCCGGCATCGACACGCCGGCGCGCCACGGCCGCGCCGATGAAACCACGCGCATCAACCTGTTGACGGCCGGCGCCGTCACGCAGGGCGACGGACCCGGCAATGCGATCGACGTGCGGGACCTGGGCGTGCAGGCCGGCGGCGACGTGCTGCTGACGCACACGGGCAACCAGGTGCGCAATCTGGCCGTGCAGGCGGGTGGCAACGTCGGCTTCGCCGGCCAGGGCGACGTGGCGGTGGCGCGGCTGGCGGGCGGCAGTGCCGCCACGGCGTACGATATCGCCGGCATCCGCGGCGACACCATCTCCCTCGTCACCGGCGGTGCGCTGACCACGGCCAGCAACGGCCTGGCCGGCACGATCGCCGGCGACGTGTTGTCGATCAGCGCCGGCGGCGCCATCGGCTCGCAAGGCCGGGCCCTGCATACGGCCGTGGCTGCGCTGTCGGCCGAATCGACGGCCAGCCATGGCAACGCACCGATCAATATCGAGAACTACACGGCCGGCCAGCCGGGCGCGCTGTCGATCGACACGCTCAAGCTCGCGCTTGGCAACGGCGGCGCCATCACGCTGAACAACCATGGCGCGACGACGTTGGCCGAAGCGGGTTTGGTGCGCACGAACGGCGGCGACATCGTGCTGACGGCCCACAGCCCGCTGACGATCCTGGGCTCGGTGTTGTCCGAGCGCGGCACCATCGCGCTGGAGGCTGGCGCTACCGGTTCCAGCGCCGACCGGCTGACTGTCGGACCGCACGCCCGCATCGAGACACGTGGGCAGGTGCGCCTGACGGCGGGTGACGCCGTCGCGGTGGACCCGGCCGTCACCATTGTCGCGGGGCAGGGCGTGAGGACGCGGCAGAACCTGAATACGCCGACGCCGACGCCGACGCCGACGCCAACGCCAACACCAACGCCAACCCCGACGCCAACGCCAACGCCAACGCCGACGCCGACGCCGACGCCAACCCCAACCCCGACGCCAACGCCAACGCCAACGCCGACGCCAACGCCAACGCCGACCCCAACGCCGACGCCCGTGCCAACGCCGACGCCAGTACCAACGCCGACGCCAGTACCAACGCCCGTCCCGACGCCGACGCCTGTGCCAACGCCCACGCCGACGCCGGTACCTACGCCGACGCCGGTACCTACGCCGACGCCGGTACCCACGCCGACGCCGGTACCCACGCCGACGCCGGTACCCACGCCAACGCCGGTACCCACGCCGACTCCGGAACCGACGCCGGTGCCGCCCGTGGCAAACGTCGATCAATGCCAGCTTACGCCGACGCTGCCCGCCTGCGCGGTGATCGCGCCGCCGACGGTGGACGAACCCGTCAAGCCGGTGCAGTTGGCCGCCAATCAGCTGATCGCGGCCGTGCAACGGCCGGCCCAGCAGCTGGGGGGCGGGGCCAGCGAACAGGCGCCGGCCGGCACCACCGGTCCGGCGCAGCCGGACAGTCCGCCGCCGCAGGAGGACAAGGACAAGCAGGCCAGCCCCGCACCGGCCGCGCCAGGCCAGGAAGCGCGCCCCGACAAACCGACCGTCAAGAACTACTGCAACTGA